A genomic window from Lactobacillus sp. ESL0677 includes:
- a CDS encoding PTS transporter subunit EIIC: MSVSDKINKLVLPLATKIGNQRHLVAIRDAFVDITPIIMVNSVFILLNSLVFSNPTVLKTFPYAAKLMDMGTMVNSGTLGFMTIFVTFVIGYRLLNSYIADGRIGSKDISPIHAGILSVATALIMFPLNNQAVVSGTAKTVTVGGVYTQALTSSGGMFVGIIAALLSTELLLVFYKAKKLRIKMPDGVPPAVAQSFNSLIPESLVVIVFAVVSFTYVQIFHQSFTDLVQAIISKPLQVAMQSWIGLFVIQFATQFLWFFGLHGQNIVASVTSPPMLAAIQQNMTAFAAHKVVPNIVTNPWIGMYTLFGGTGAILPFLIAIFIASKRKDYRDVAKLGLLPSFFNVSEPIMFGMPVVMNPYFVIPFIFVPLINLAIAYPLTALGLVAKSVVIPAWTIPPILTTWITTAGDIPATILSLLLFIMDIFLYLPFVMASNKGMKAVAEE, translated from the coding sequence ATGAGTGTTTCTGATAAAATTAATAAACTAGTTTTACCATTAGCCACTAAAATTGGAAATCAACGACACTTAGTAGCTATCCGTGATGCCTTTGTAGATATCACACCGATTATTATGGTTAACTCAGTTTTTATATTGCTAAATTCGCTAGTTTTTAGCAATCCAACTGTATTGAAGACTTTTCCTTATGCAGCTAAATTGATGGATATGGGTACCATGGTTAATAGTGGTACTTTAGGCTTTATGACCATTTTTGTTACTTTCGTAATTGGCTATCGTTTACTGAATAGCTATATTGCTGATGGTCGAATTGGATCTAAAGATATTAGTCCAATTCATGCCGGTATTTTGAGTGTTGCTACTGCTTTGATTATGTTCCCATTGAACAATCAAGCTGTCGTATCGGGAACAGCAAAAACTGTAACAGTTGGTGGCGTTTATACACAGGCGCTGACATCTTCTGGTGGTATGTTTGTTGGAATTATTGCAGCACTTTTAAGTACTGAATTACTGTTAGTTTTTTATAAAGCTAAAAAGTTAAGAATAAAAATGCCGGATGGGGTTCCACCAGCAGTTGCACAATCGTTTAATTCACTAATTCCAGAATCATTGGTAGTTATTGTTTTTGCAGTTGTTAGTTTTACTTATGTACAAATTTTCCATCAATCATTTACTGACTTAGTTCAGGCTATTATTTCTAAGCCATTGCAAGTGGCAATGCAATCATGGATTGGGCTGTTTGTTATTCAGTTTGCTACACAATTCTTATGGTTCTTTGGTCTTCATGGACAAAACATTGTTGCTTCAGTTACGTCGCCGCCAATGCTCGCAGCCATTCAACAGAATATGACAGCTTTTGCAGCCCATAAAGTTGTACCTAATATTGTTACTAATCCTTGGATTGGTATGTATACTTTATTTGGCGGTACGGGAGCAATTTTACCATTCTTGATCGCGATTTTTATTGCTTCTAAACGTAAGGACTATCGTGATGTTGCTAAATTGGGTTTACTGCCAAGCTTCTTTAATGTTTCAGAACCAATTATGTTTGGAATGCCAGTAGTAATGAACCCATACTTTGTTATTCCATTTATTTTTGTTCCATTGATTAACTTAGCAATTGCATATCCTTTAACGGCTCTCGGCTTAGTTGCAAAAAGTGTAGTTATTCCAGCTTGGACGATTCCACCAATTTTAACGACTTGGATTACAACTGCTGGTGATATTCCGGCGACTATCCTTTCATTGTTATTGTTTATCATGGATATCTTCCTTTACTTACCATTTGTAATGGCAAGTAATAAAGGGATGAAAGCTGTAGCTGAAGAATAA
- a CDS encoding alpha-L-fucosidase codes for MTDKAKQRQDIVENLATQQEDYQDLPQAVLDKLSWFQDQKLGIIFHWGLYSQAGIVESWQLSKEDDWARKHGAWRKDLTTLRHDYWNLNREFNPVNFNPSDWAKAVKAAGFKYMLFTTKHHDGFSMYDTKYSNYKITSADSAFHDNPQADLLRFINDAFRKEGMATGAYYSKADWHCPYYWEPGSDPKGRYASYNPKEKPELWHKFSNFVENQLLEICQNYGPIDILWLDGGWVNSENNEYLPMAEIVQKIWQQKPDTLIVDRTIGGKYENYVTPEQKIPDVPPKKVWESNITLAKNWGYVPHDQYKSFAEILKNIVKIISLGGNVILGVGPKPDGTLPKKALALMQELGTWLKVFGEAVYGSRGCPELAPANLLVTKKGQTRYLFFAKDEVGQKVSLASLGQIEDTIINLETGNLIKIIADTITIPQTKYPYGVLKLKIKE; via the coding sequence ATGACTGATAAGGCAAAGCAAAGACAGGATATTGTTGAAAATTTAGCTACGCAGCAGGAAGATTACCAAGATCTGCCACAAGCGGTTCTCGATAAGCTTTCTTGGTTTCAAGACCAAAAGTTAGGAATAATTTTTCACTGGGGTTTATATTCGCAAGCAGGAATTGTGGAATCTTGGCAATTGTCTAAAGAAGATGATTGGGCACGAAAACATGGGGCTTGGAGAAAAGATTTAACAACTTTGCGCCACGATTATTGGAATCTAAACCGTGAGTTTAATCCGGTAAACTTTAACCCAAGTGATTGGGCTAAAGCTGTTAAAGCTGCTGGTTTTAAATATATGTTGTTCACGACTAAGCATCATGATGGCTTTAGCATGTATGACACGAAATATAGTAATTACAAGATAACTAGTGCGGATTCTGCCTTTCATGATAATCCACAAGCTGACCTATTGCGCTTTATTAATGACGCTTTTAGAAAAGAAGGAATGGCAACTGGGGCGTATTATTCTAAGGCTGATTGGCACTGCCCGTATTATTGGGAACCAGGTTCAGATCCTAAAGGTCGTTATGCGAGTTATAACCCTAAGGAAAAGCCGGAGCTTTGGCACAAGTTTTCTAACTTTGTAGAAAATCAATTATTAGAAATTTGTCAAAACTATGGGCCGATTGATATCCTATGGCTAGATGGTGGCTGGGTCAATAGTGAGAACAATGAATACTTGCCAATGGCTGAAATCGTACAAAAAATTTGGCAACAAAAACCTGATACGTTAATTGTTGACAGAACAATTGGTGGCAAGTATGAAAACTATGTTACACCCGAGCAAAAAATTCCCGATGTTCCACCAAAGAAGGTTTGGGAAAGCAACATTACGTTAGCTAAAAATTGGGGTTATGTTCCTCACGATCAATATAAGAGTTTTGCGGAAATTCTTAAAAATATCGTGAAGATCATTTCATTAGGCGGCAATGTGATTTTAGGAGTTGGTCCTAAACCTGATGGTACGCTACCTAAAAAAGCATTAGCACTGATGCAAGAGCTGGGCACCTGGTTAAAGGTCTTTGGCGAAGCTGTTTATGGTAGTCGTGGATGCCCAGAATTAGCACCTGCAAATCTATTAGTGACGAAAAAAGGACAAACACGTTATTTGTTTTTTGCTAAAGATGAAGTTGGCCAAAAAGTGTCACTAGCAAGTTTAGGACAAATAGAAGATACAATTATTAACTTGGAAACAGGTAATCTAATAAAAATAATCGCAGATACAATTACAATTCCGCAAACAAAATATCCTTATGGCGTATTAAAATTGAAAATCAAAGAATAA